A window of the Cryptosporidium parvum Iowa II chromosome 7, whole genome shotgun sequence genome harbors these coding sequences:
- a CDS encoding hypothetical protein (cryptosporidium family of large secreted proteins (CpLSP) signal peptide, secreted, gene within locus of secreted protein genes), whose translation MELVFLLTTLFIFVLKFVAIAANQDKNLTKSVASSLPLVEVSRISKIATKYVSGANIPEVVNKPGWGAKISVINNYKSAMFRREIWSQVIQTLNEPVIGYNVTISNHYIKNPPPVQAFMKSELPIEMNSQCLNAFNYFYVHPNLITCTPSPSKELLEILFRYICMKSVKKIFLSWTGFIFVLREIIEKAIFSIKNNKVPKSVFNSLMSEYYHNPYKDFVPIGKRLGKHIKMDIEGQNIWQFIVSRSKLLYNIDSPTRAARRGEWAFVVISGNHTPAEFLYMREIRFMNVDSVQLITAILFTMIMFKVKNPSKFKSFEVVIEDHNKKMKKSVNSNLLLAFSARIATYYSYIINDWNDQIDNLMEIDLEEKEKRRNQTFIWHSKPLLSLAFEPDITVPNELVSNCVRYCEDLVSRGIVSVVGVDNGAESSSFLQKKLENICKKLQNKILPYTEIYVEPEKNVPKSILKSSVKPSSLKKKKLRFDNNVQVSIYNKGEHISERTPIGNFTLGSSLKTSLMKPEGSSTARPEIPIDNIGSQTSQRVENTNAAFDNIDLQHLQKEDLFEKTPYPFEDDESSINQSNSENVKPVNSLNMVNNENKSSKKS comes from the coding sequence atgGAACTAGTTTTTTTGCTCACAACCCTTTTTATATTCGTTCTTAAATTTGTTGCCATAGCAGCAAACCAGGACAaaaatttaacaaaaaGTGTTGCTTCCAGCTTACCCCTGGTTGAAGTATCtagaatttcaaaaattgcAACAAAATATGTTTCTGGTGCAAATATACCTGAAGTAGTTAATAAGCCTGGCTGGGGAGCTAAGATTTctgtaattaataattataagtCGGCAATGTTCAGAAGAGAAATATGGTCACAAGTGATACAAACTTTAAATGAACCTGTTATTGGGTATAATGTTACAATTTCAAATCATTACATAAAAAACCCACCTCCTGTCCAGGCTTTTATGAAGTCTGAACTACCAATAGAAATGAATAGTCAGTGCTTAAATGcattcaattatttttatgtCCATCCAAATTTAATAACCTGCACCCCATCACCTTCCAAAGAGTTGTTAGAGATTCTTTTCAGGTATATTTGTATGAAGTctgtaaaaaaaatctttttatCTTGGACAGGTTTTATTTTCGTCCTTAGggaaataattgaaaaagcaatattttcaattaaaaataataaagttcCTAAATCTGTTTTCAACAGTTTGATGAGCGAGTATTATCATAATCCATATAAAGACTTTGTTCCAATTGGAAAAAGATTAGGGAAACACATAAAAATGGATATAGAAGGACAGAATATCTGGCAGTTCATAGTTTCCAGGAGTAAGCTCttatataatattgattcaCCAACAAGGGCTGCTCGCCGTGGAGAATGGGCATTTGTAGTTATATCCGGTAATCATACTCCAGCAGAGTTTTTGTATATGAGAGAAATACGTTTTATGAATGTCGACTCTGTGCAATTAATCACTGCCATACTATTTACCATGATTATGTTCAAGGTAAAGAACCCTTCAAAATTCAAGTCATTTGAAGTAGTTATTGAAGATCataacaaaaaaatgaagaaaagtGTAAATTCCAACTTGCTGTTGGCATTTTCTGCTAGAATTGCAACatattattcttatatTATAAACGACTGGAATGATCAAATTGATAACTTAATGGAAATTGATttggaagaaaaagaaaaaaggaGAAATCAAACATTTATTTGGCACTCAAAGCCTCTACTTTCTTTAGCTTTTGAGCCAGATATTACGGTACCTAATGAACTAGTTTCTAACTGCGTAAGGTATTGCGAAGACTTGGTTTCAAGAGGTATTGTTTCTGTTGTTGGCGTTGATAATGGGGCAgaatcttcttcatttctgcaaaaaaaactagaaaatatttgtaaaaaattacaaaacAAAATCCTACCATACACCGAAATTTATGTTGAACCTGAGAAAAATGTACCTAAGtctatattaaaaagttcGGTCAAGCCTAGTAGtctaaaaaagaaaaagttgAGATTTGATAATAACGTGCAAGTTTCAATATACAATAAAGGCGAGCATATTAGCGAAAGGACTCCTATTGGTAACTTCACACTTGGTTCATCATTAAAAACTTCTTTAATGAAGCCAGAAGGAAGTTCAACCGCAAGACCTGAAATCCCAATTGATAACATTGGATCTCAAACCTCTCAACGCGTTGAAAATACTAATGCAGCCTTTGACAATATTGATCTTCAACACCTTCAAAAAGAAGATCTATTTGAAAAAACGCCATATCCatttgaagatgatgaatcTTCCATTAATCAAAGCAATTCTGAAAATGTTAAGCCTGTAAACTCATTAAATATGgttaataatgaaaataagtCATCAAAGAAATCCTGA
- a CDS encoding hypothetical protein (cryptosporidium family of large secreted proteins (CpLSP) signal peptide, secreted, gene within locus of secreted protein genes) — protein sequence MSAKNSSIIYKFKWVLIYLILLIFSAYIQLNCVGCYEVSSISKSVYTSINKSLEICIKDFYTELTHKSENLGVIYQVVKKKENYIIKILIYESFNQVEDPNTASDYCNFKSCITKNYYSELDQLIGDKNEISYSTNFKFIMELPSKEELEEIERKDKNGKLVVVRKMFKFNIASSIQNSNKSEISNPSEHDLPVESITSTTTNATTAMLSTEITTMPSKDNQINQVNTNFISFNEIVNLNIFCAELSSEEVIDAIKFQNTFMLPDIIYLEVAMLLRRLAKRIDLFRSAEESLSAIMPGIGGLLVSDTHCEESLRVSLVAGELTIPGVGPNEFPVICQKLQQCLSDQSFHNSALVSLSKSKKYVDFALSRNRNFMWETLNKMVGILGNSSGLKSYQLWMEVEILIKNTTSDEDVLHSDLPKEMILIADLMKNSKSQTVECTISIMKIGSLYDIRLTQVSEVARICNRIFSDSSSYLSVDEMRLISDTTILSRIADWMIGTFILEKHIPPGVTKPAACMYLSAITSPMDYSSITNFLWPRIVFAISSSSSSALSFTTKSVDPENCRKSLVKILKIIGDKIQINIDETCGKMASCILNGRIGRISVDDTISNALSQSQQTINYDFGTNSASLRLARFIFESKAPKKSKRNGFSKLSAPLRGSVLFGHLQTIMPGGFSINDVVKFVHSFTKESPPNGPAKKCFKVLIKYIPVFVSSDNELKTICINAFGPWIMPDILVSDVTFSQSTLSNEVVV from the coding sequence atGAGTGCtaaaaattcttcaataatttacaaattcaaatgggttctaatttatttaattctacTTATATTCTCAGCATATATTCAACTTAACTGTGTGGGATGCTATGAAGTATCATCAATTTCCAAATCGGTATACAcaagtattaataaatctttaGAAATAtgtattaaagatttttatACCGAATTAACCCATAAATCTGAAAACTTAGGGGTTATTTATCAAGTTgtgaaaaagaaagaaaactatattataaaaattttaatttatgaGTCTTTTAATCAGGTAGAAGACCCTAATACCGCTAGTGATTATTGTAATTTCAAGAGTTGCATAACAAAAAACTATTACAGTGAATTAGATCAACTCATTGGCGACAAAAATGAGATAAGCTATTCgacaaattttaaatttattatggAGTTACCTTCAAAAGAGGAATTAGAGGAAATTGAACGAAAAGACAAAAATGGTAAATTAGTCGTTGTCCGGAAAatgtttaaatttaatatagcTAGCTCAATAcaaaattctaataaaagTGAAATATCAAATCCTAGCGAGCATGATCTTCCAGTAGAAAGTATTACTTCTACAACCACAAATGCCACAACTGCGATGCTCTCCACAGAAATAACAACCATGCCCAGCAAAgataatcaaattaatcaagtaaatacaaattttatAAGCTTTAACGAAATtgttaatttaaatatattttgtgCAGAACTTTCTTCAGAAGAAGTAATAGATGCcataaaatttcaaaatacaTTTATGCTGCCAGATATAATATACTTAGAAGTTGCAATGTTATTAAGAAGATTGGCAAAAAGGATTGATCTTTTTAGATCAGCTGAAGAATCATTATCGGCTATAATGCCTGGAATTGGTGGGCTGTTAGTTTCAGATACCCACTGTGAAGAGTCTCTTAGAGTTTCCCTAGTAGCTGGGGAGTTAACAATTCCAGGTGTTGGACCAAACGAATTTCCAGTAATATGCCAAAAATTACAACAGTGTTTAAGCGATCAATCTTTCCACAACTCTGCTCTAGTAAGCTTATCAAAATCGAAAAAGTACGTAGACTTTGCGTTGAGTAGAAATCGAAATTTTATGTGGgaaactttaaataaaatggTGGGAATTTTGGGGAATTCTAGTGGTTTAAAATCATATCAGTTATGGATGGAAGTGGAGATTTTGATAAAGAATACAACTTCAGATGAAGATGTACTACACTCTGATCTTCCGAAAGAGATGATATTAATCGCAGATTTGATGAAAAACTCGAAATCTCAAACAGTAGAATGCACAATATCAATCATGAAGATTGGTTCATTGTATGATATCAGGCTTACACAAGTTTCTGAAGTTGCAAGGATATGCAATCGAATTTTTTCTGATTCATCAAGCTATTTGTCAGTTGATGAGATGAGACTCATTTCAGATACCACCATTCTTTCTAGAATTGCTGATTGGATGATTGGGACATTTATACTAGAAAAACATATTCCTCCTGGTGTTACCAAGCCAGCTGCATGCATGTATCTTTCAGCTATTACTTCGCCAATGGATTACTCGAGTATAACCAACTTTCTTTGGCCTAGAATAGTTTTTGCTATCTCgtcttcttcttcttcagcACTATCATTTACAACCAAATCAGTTGATCCAGAAAATTGCCGAAAGTCTTTAGTTAAAAtcttaaaaataattggagataaaatacaaattaatattgatgaaacATGTGGGAAAATGGCAAGCTGTATATTGAACGGACGAATTGGAAGAATTAGCGTAGATGACACCATAAGCAATGCTTTAAGTCAAAGTCAGCAAACAATAAATTACGATTTTGGCACTAATTCTGCATCTTTACGATTGGCAAGATTTATTTTCGAATCAAAAGCCCccaaaaaaagtaaaagaAATGGCTTCTCGAAGCTCTCCGCACCTTTAAGAGGCTCGGTATTATTTGGGCATTTGCAAACCATAATGCCTGGTGGTTTTAGTATTAATGATGTTGTAAAGTTTGTGCATAGCTTCACCAAAGAATCTCCCCCCAATGGACCAGCCAAAAAATGTTTTAAAGTCCTTATCAAATACATCCCAGTGTTTGTTTCAAGTGacaatgaattaaaaacaatttGTATAAATGCATTCGGGCCGTGGATCATGCCTGATATACTCGTTTCTGATGTAACATTTTCACAATCTACATTGTCAAATGAAGTTGTcgtataa